In Bacillota bacterium, one genomic interval encodes:
- the fdhD gene encoding formate dehydrogenase accessory sulfurtransferase FdhD, producing the protein MGRVWEERKVQRFQKGREAGQGTEELVMEYPVTVFLNDKEVATLLCTPLDLEDLVVGFLFNEGLVRDSSDLESVEVADSGQAARVFTMGRSVLAERLYGKRTVTSGCGAGTSFYRLTDAWLVRPVTSDFTVKASQISQRMHDLAGASALYRRTRGVHAAAAASPEAIEVLKDDIGRHNAVDKVAGDMLRRGWDPSCRMLLITGRVSSEMVVKAARMGCPLLVSRASPTHLAVRMAQEAEITLAGFARQDSFAVFTRPDRVVEG; encoded by the coding sequence GGGCAGGGCACGGAAGAGCTGGTAATGGAGTATCCTGTCACGGTATTCCTGAATGATAAAGAGGTAGCCACGCTTCTATGCACCCCGCTAGACCTGGAGGACCTGGTGGTTGGGTTCCTCTTCAACGAGGGCCTCGTCCGGGACAGCTCTGATCTGGAGTCTGTGGAGGTGGCGGATTCTGGTCAGGCTGCCAGGGTCTTTACCATGGGCCGGAGTGTTCTTGCTGAGCGGCTCTACGGGAAGAGGACAGTGACCTCCGGGTGCGGCGCCGGCACCTCCTTCTACCGTCTCACCGATGCCTGGTTGGTTCGCCCCGTCACCTCGGACTTCACCGTGAAGGCCTCCCAGATATCCCAGAGGATGCACGACCTGGCCGGAGCCTCCGCGCTCTACCGGAGGACCCGGGGCGTCCACGCCGCCGCCGCGGCCTCCCCCGAGGCCATAGAGGTGCTGAAGGATGACATAGGGAGGCACAACGCCGTAGACAAGGTGGCTGGGGATATGCTCAGGAGAGGCTGGGACCCCTCCTGCAGGATGCTCTTGATTACTGGCAGGGTGTCCTCGGAAATGGTGGTAAAGGCCGCTAGGATGGGGTGCCCTCTCCTGGTTTCCAGGGCATCACCCACTCACCTGGCGGTGCGCATGGCCCAGGAGGCCGAGATTACCCTGGCGGGCTTCGCCAGGCAGGACTCATTTGCGGTGTTCACCAGGCCTGACCGGGTTGTCGAGGGATAG